In a single window of the Methanobrevibacter sp. genome:
- a CDS encoding SMC family ATPase, producing the protein MIFTKLRLRNFKSHEDTIIKFDKGISVIVGENGAGKSTILEGISFALFKQHTAKKIDDLVRNNAQTMFVELKFISNGKKYKIVREKKSNLKSVLYKKTSLDGEYVHVCSGDKEVSNEIHQILGIDSDLFLNAIYIRQGEIAELVDKTPAEKKQLIAKLLGIDSLEKSWKHLLPFINDYENQLSELKGKLYNSKELAEDLTKKRDELNSLKQRGLELEENIKEVSDLLQEISESKRDMEREKEIYETQVNNLENEEKTLSKLEQDKHLIQNNLDNIRESEEKISRLEKYVSKLDVYLDFEKSVLSIQNLKQKEQEIDDKLESIAQQKQIVVDNKENYNKYLASEEEINKYNNQKINFEKELATMAKLENDKKDLLKEVQNERNEVNQFFAKAKDKLDDYGLDQDNLAKIDNIEGIEDATNNFLNEISEKIKSLSEDIIAKNEEIVVFKQNIKSSQKPLDDLEDADSKCPVCQADIDDNKKSELINQYTDSIEENTKLISENEESVRLLNKNKLSFQDKSDKLLELSKQIIEYKHKFTHLQNQIVKLNKLDDELVSKDFISGKLGELILIIANKKEDRESYKESYDAYNQAKGALDVLGDETEAQYKLKQVRNEIDNHVTNIKLAIEQDPHLSGDITAAELQNRIADLKHKNEEYNQLKGFVQNKSSYLTQLDSVKEDIGMSINQIDIIKNKIQASAYDADKYEQIIYHSDIYERRFNTFNNELSDIKGQARQSITQVKDLTSKLETVKVFQKQYDDISDYINLLNHFRSLYSKNGIQKDLRNISRPLIQKYTKEFFNEFNFNYSDLTLDDEYDVTVYGPEGESSMSMVSGGEKIAIALALRLGITQAMANGELDTILLDEPTIHLDSSRRHELINLLKEMSVLPQMIIVTHEPQLENAADNLIKVEKVNGISKVIM; encoded by the coding sequence ATGATTTTTACAAAATTAAGATTAAGAAATTTCAAATCTCATGAAGATACTATAATTAAATTTGATAAGGGTATTAGTGTTATTGTAGGTGAAAATGGAGCTGGAAAATCAACAATTTTGGAAGGTATTAGTTTTGCTCTATTTAAACAACACACTGCTAAAAAAATTGATGATTTAGTTAGAAATAATGCACAAACCATGTTTGTTGAATTAAAATTCATTTCTAATGGGAAAAAATATAAAATTGTTCGTGAGAAAAAATCAAATTTAAAATCAGTGTTATATAAGAAAACTTCACTAGATGGTGAATATGTTCATGTTTGCAGTGGAGATAAAGAAGTATCAAATGAAATCCATCAAATTTTGGGCATTGATTCTGATTTGTTCTTAAATGCGATTTATATCAGACAAGGGGAAATAGCTGAATTAGTTGATAAAACTCCTGCTGAGAAAAAACAGTTAATTGCTAAATTGTTAGGTATTGATTCCTTGGAAAAATCCTGGAAACATTTATTGCCATTTATCAATGATTATGAAAATCAACTATCTGAACTCAAGGGTAAACTTTACAATTCAAAGGAATTGGCAGAGGACTTGACTAAAAAAAGAGATGAATTGAATTCATTAAAGCAAAGAGGACTTGAACTTGAGGAAAACATTAAAGAGGTTAGTGATTTACTTCAAGAAATCTCTGAAAGTAAAAGGGACATGGAAAGAGAAAAAGAGATTTATGAAACTCAAGTGAATAACCTTGAAAATGAAGAAAAGACATTATCTAAATTGGAACAGGATAAACATTTGATTCAAAATAATTTGGACAATATAAGGGAATCTGAAGAGAAGATTTCCAGATTGGAAAAATATGTTTCAAAATTAGATGTTTATCTTGACTTTGAGAAATCTGTTCTTAGTATTCAAAATTTAAAACAAAAAGAACAGGAAATTGATGATAAACTCGAATCTATTGCTCAACAAAAACAAATTGTTGTTGATAATAAAGAGAATTATAATAAATATTTAGCATCAGAAGAGGAGATTAACAAATATAATAATCAAAAGATTAATTTTGAAAAAGAGTTAGCTACAATGGCTAAACTTGAAAATGATAAGAAAGATCTTTTAAAAGAAGTTCAAAACGAACGTAATGAAGTTAATCAATTCTTTGCAAAAGCTAAAGATAAATTAGATGATTATGGATTGGACCAAGATAATTTGGCTAAAATTGATAATATTGAAGGTATTGAGGATGCTACAAATAACTTCTTGAATGAAATATCTGAAAAGATTAAAAGTTTATCTGAAGATATCATTGCTAAAAATGAAGAGATTGTCGTATTTAAGCAGAATATTAAATCAAGTCAAAAACCTTTAGATGATTTGGAAGATGCAGATAGTAAATGTCCTGTTTGTCAAGCAGATATTGATGATAATAAAAAATCAGAATTAATTAATCAGTATACTGATAGTATTGAAGAGAATACTAAATTGATTTCTGAAAATGAGGAAAGTGTTCGTTTACTTAATAAAAATAAATTAAGTTTCCAAGATAAATCCGATAAATTATTAGAGTTATCTAAACAAATTATAGAGTATAAACATAAATTTACTCATTTGCAAAATCAAATTGTCAAATTAAACAAACTTGATGATGAACTTGTATCTAAAGACTTTATCAGTGGTAAATTAGGCGAATTGATTCTTATCATTGCCAATAAGAAAGAAGATCGCGAATCTTATAAAGAGTCTTATGATGCATATAATCAAGCTAAAGGTGCATTGGATGTTTTAGGTGATGAAACTGAAGCTCAATATAAATTAAAACAAGTTAGAAATGAAATTGATAATCATGTAACTAATATTAAACTCGCAATTGAGCAAGATCCTCATTTAAGTGGGGATATCACTGCTGCTGAGCTTCAAAATCGTATTGCTGATTTAAAACATAAAAATGAGGAATATAATCAACTTAAAGGTTTTGTCCAAAATAAATCTTCTTATTTAACACAACTTGATTCAGTAAAAGAAGATATTGGTATGTCCATTAATCAAATTGACATTATTAAAAATAAAATCCAAGCTTCTGCATATGATGCTGATAAATATGAACAAATTATTTATCATTCTGACATATATGAAAGAAGATTTAATACTTTTAATAATGAACTTTCAGATATTAAGGGACAAGCACGTCAGTCAATTACTCAAGTTAAGGATTTAACTAGTAAATTGGAAACTGTTAAAGTATTCCAGAAACAATATGATGATATTTCAGATTATATTAACTTATTGAATCATTTCAGAAGTTTATACAGTAAAAATGGTATTCAAAAAGATTTAAGAAATATTTCAAGGCCATTAATCCAAAAATATACTAAAGAGTTCTTCAATGAATTTAACTTTAATTATTCTGATTTAACTCTTGATGACGAGTATGATGTGACTGTTTATGGTCCTGAAGGTGAATCTTCAATGAGTATGGTTAGTGGCGGTGAAAAAATCGCTATTGCATTAGCTTTAAGACTTGGTATTACACAGGCAATGGCTAATGGTGAATTAGATACTATTTTACTCGATGAACCTACAATTCATTTGGATTCATCCAGAAGACATGAGTTGATTAATTTATTAAAAGAAATGTCTGTATTGCCACAAATGATAATTGTAACTCACGAACCTCAACTTGAAAATGCTGCAGATAATTTAATTAAAGTAGAAAAAGTAAATGGAATTTCAAAAGTAATAATGTAA
- a CDS encoding nicotinamide-nucleotide adenylyltransferase — protein MKKVRGILIGRMQPVHNGHMQIIDKILEEVDEIIIGIGSAQLSHSIKNPFTAGERIVMVSQALAERGVDPTRYYIIPMQDINFNALWVSHVKMLTPAFTKVYSGNHLVKQLFSEEGYDVKQPPLYDRLQLSGTEVRRRMIKNENWEELVPKATVNLINEINGVERIQNLSLKEISEYNNSYK, from the coding sequence ATGAAGAAAGTTCGTGGAATTTTAATTGGAAGGATGCAACCAGTTCATAATGGACACATGCAGATAATTGATAAAATTTTAGAAGAAGTAGATGAAATTATAATTGGTATAGGCAGTGCACAATTAAGTCATAGCATAAAAAACCCTTTTACTGCTGGTGAACGTATCGTTATGGTTAGTCAGGCACTAGCTGAAAGGGGTGTTGATCCAACAAGATACTACATCATACCAATGCAGGACATTAATTTTAATGCCCTATGGGTTTCTCATGTTAAAATGTTAACTCCAGCATTTACAAAGGTTTACTCTGGAAACCATCTGGTCAAACAACTCTTCTCAGAAGAGGGATATGATGTCAAACAGCCTCCACTTTATGACAGATTGCAATTATCTGGAACAGAAGTGAGACGTAGGATGATTAAAAATGAAAATTGGGAAGAACTAGTCCCAAAAGCCACTGTAAATCTTATTAATGAAATTAATGGTGTTGAAAGAATACAAAATTTATCTTTAAAAGAGATTAGCGAATATAACAATAGTTATAAATAA
- a CDS encoding DNA repair exonuclease gives MKFAHLADTHLGYRQFGLIEREKDFYEVFEKVIDKIIEEKVDFVIHSGDLFETARPSPNALLAFQKGLLKLKGAGIPMYAIAGNHDSVMRQGAIPPQVIFKKLGLKVISPINTDYMHGDIFIGGLPYYPSSQNKTLKSKLAELSKKAANHEKSILVLHQGIDKYLGYQYELELGDIPDNFTYYAFGHIHKYINESFGNGRLVYPGSGEIWKTDEVDDYKRNGKGFVVVDFDGPKPIVKRVKIDVPREFINRSLDYENLESGIAGIKETIKDFDKQPILNLTIRDVESDTSAVYDVINEDLGDLSLMIRPKFNVKDDEVIDEEEIKKNGLGAKEILVEQLKKYNDDNVTQLAIDLYDYLSKDKLEESQELIEQFYNDFYNSTKDEVELQAEEETEVETPQEKSEDVQVTFNEVLK, from the coding sequence ATGAAATTTGCACATTTAGCAGATACTCATTTAGGTTATCGTCAATTTGGTCTAATTGAACGTGAAAAAGACTTTTATGAAGTATTTGAAAAGGTTATAGACAAAATAATTGAAGAAAAAGTGGATTTTGTAATCCATAGCGGTGATTTATTTGAAACCGCAAGACCATCTCCTAATGCACTCTTAGCATTCCAAAAAGGTTTACTTAAATTGAAAGGTGCAGGAATTCCAATGTATGCAATTGCAGGAAATCATGATTCTGTAATGCGCCAAGGAGCTATTCCTCCACAAGTTATATTCAAAAAATTGGGTTTAAAAGTAATTAGTCCAATTAATACTGATTATATGCATGGAGATATTTTTATTGGGGGTTTACCATACTATCCATCATCACAAAATAAAACTTTAAAATCTAAATTGGCTGAATTGTCTAAAAAGGCAGCAAATCATGAAAAATCAATTCTTGTATTACATCAAGGTATTGATAAATATTTGGGATATCAATATGAATTGGAACTTGGTGATATTCCAGATAATTTTACTTATTATGCTTTTGGCCATATTCATAAGTATATTAATGAATCATTCGGTAATGGAAGATTAGTTTATCCTGGATCTGGTGAAATATGGAAAACTGATGAAGTGGATGATTATAAAAGAAATGGGAAAGGTTTTGTTGTTGTTGATTTCGATGGCCCAAAACCTATTGTTAAAAGGGTTAAAATTGATGTTCCTCGTGAATTCATTAACAGATCACTTGATTATGAAAACTTAGAAAGTGGTATTGCCGGTATTAAGGAAACTATTAAGGATTTTGATAAACAACCTATTTTGAATTTAACAATTAGGGATGTTGAATCTGATACTAGTGCTGTTTATGATGTTATCAATGAAGATTTAGGGGATTTATCTTTAATGATTAGGCCAAAATTCAATGTTAAAGATGATGAAGTCATTGATGAAGAGGAAATTAAAAAGAATGGTTTAGGTGCCAAAGAGATATTGGTGGAACAATTAAAGAAATATAATGATGATAATGTGACCCAATTGGCCATTGATTTGTATGATTATTTATCAAAAGATAAACTTGAAGAGTCACAAGAATTAATCGAACAATTCTACAATGATTTTTATAATTCCACTAAAGATGAAGTTGAATTGCAAGCAGAAGAAGAAACTGAAGTTGAAACACCTCAAGAAAAATCAGAGGATGTTCAAGTAACATTTAATGAGGTTTTAAAATGA
- a CDS encoding 50S ribosomal protein L40e, translated as MARFEEAENRMFNVKICLKCNARNPAGATTCRKCGYKGLRYKAKEPRG; from the coding sequence ATGGCAAGATTCGAAGAAGCAGAAAACAGAATGTTCAATGTAAAAATCTGCTTAAAATGTAATGCTCGTAACCCTGCTGGTGCTACAACTTGTAGAAAATGCGGTTACAAAGGTTTAAGATACAAAGCTAAAGAACCAAGAGGATAG
- a CDS encoding geranylgeranylglyceryl/heptaprenylglyceryl phosphate synthase has protein sequence MKDVENYIRDILKSRKIHFTLIDPDEQTPEEALEIATQAIEGGTDGIMIGGSTVNGDDVDNTCKILSENIAVPIIIFPGNTSSVSKYADAIFYMSYVNSRNPYWINGAQALAAPAVKASGMEILSMHYMVVSPGGTVGWVGDANLVPRNKPKIPAAYAMSAELFGIKFFYLEAGSGAEEPIPAKMIGYSKMAAPSNILVVGGGIRDGKTAYMAAKAGGDIIVTGTVVEEVDDVKAKIQELTGAILKASME, from the coding sequence ATGAAAGATGTTGAAAATTATATTAGAGATATATTAAAAAGTAGAAAAATACACTTTACTTTAATTGACCCTGATGAACAGACACCTGAAGAAGCTTTGGAAATAGCTACTCAGGCTATTGAAGGTGGAACTGATGGTATTATGATTGGAGGATCCACTGTTAATGGTGATGATGTAGATAATACTTGTAAAATATTATCTGAAAATATTGCTGTTCCAATTATTATTTTCCCTGGTAATACTAGTAGTGTAAGTAAATATGCTGATGCTATTTTTTACATGAGTTATGTTAACTCAAGAAATCCTTATTGGATCAACGGTGCTCAAGCTTTAGCAGCACCAGCAGTGAAAGCATCTGGAATGGAAATCTTATCTATGCATTATATGGTTGTTTCTCCTGGAGGAACCGTTGGTTGGGTTGGAGATGCAAACTTAGTGCCTAGAAACAAACCTAAAATTCCTGCAGCTTATGCAATGTCTGCAGAATTATTTGGAATTAAATTTTTCTATCTTGAAGCAGGTTCCGGTGCTGAAGAGCCAATTCCTGCGAAAATGATTGGTTATTCTAAAATGGCTGCACCAAGTAACATCCTTGTTGTCGGCGGAGGTATCCGTGACGGTAAAACTGCTTACATGGCTGCAAAAGCAGGTGGAGACATCATTGTAACTGGTACTGTTGTAGAAGAAGTTGATGATGTAAAAGCTAAAATTCAAGAATTAACCGGAGCTATTTTAAAAGCTTCAATGGAGTAG
- a CDS encoding ATP-binding protein, producing the protein MVVGICIGETSLTEVTFISDEMPKVGEYVTIEYDGKKVLGMIENLIRGNDSLNVDINDFKAIQKISRIGGEDNYIKGKVKILGDVNDNLKLPRTPVLPGTEIQLADEEILDEIFNVKNPIKLGCLVNQSDVDVNVEANPILSRHLAILAMTGAGKSNTVSVLIDQLLDYNVPIFVFDMHGEYKDAEFPNGAVNVIRPKINPHYMNFYEIKKLVNIGGNSFIQERHFRKAFKRAKRDITDGVAQTNNFLQIMYDILEKDSLVEGSDKQIIDVMNKIDDAMDRYSKLFDKDIGNILSNIKKGHANVLDLSQVDESVASVLVSHILRNALQRSKDAAHSGNKKDLLDNSVFFILEEAHILAPNKRDSESKRWIQRVAREGRKFGLGLCLVSQSPKTVDHDALSQMNNMIILRLVEPEDQRHVQSASESLSQDLINQLPSLNVGEAIVLGLMSKVPTLVKIDMFKGRRHGDDMDIVSYFKDSLKREEEEIKRAEKETLDMGYDY; encoded by the coding sequence ATGGTAGTTGGAATTTGTATTGGTGAAACTTCACTTACAGAAGTAACATTTATTTCAGATGAAATGCCTAAAGTTGGCGAATATGTTACAATAGAATATGATGGAAAAAAAGTTTTAGGAATGATTGAAAACTTAATTAGGGGAAATGATTCTTTAAATGTAGATATAAATGATTTTAAGGCAATTCAAAAGATTTCAAGAATTGGTGGTGAAGATAACTACATCAAAGGTAAAGTGAAAATTCTTGGAGATGTCAATGACAATTTAAAATTACCTAGAACTCCTGTTCTTCCGGGAACAGAAATTCAATTGGCTGATGAGGAAATTTTAGATGAAATATTCAATGTAAAAAACCCTATTAAGTTAGGTTGTCTTGTAAATCAAAGTGATGTTGATGTTAATGTTGAAGCAAATCCAATTTTGTCAAGACATTTGGCTATTCTTGCAATGACTGGTGCGGGTAAATCAAATACTGTATCTGTTTTAATAGATCAATTATTGGATTACAATGTTCCTATTTTCGTTTTTGATATGCATGGAGAATATAAAGATGCGGAATTTCCAAATGGTGCTGTAAATGTGATAAGACCCAAAATCAATCCACATTATATGAATTTCTATGAAATCAAAAAATTGGTAAATATTGGTGGAAACAGTTTTATTCAGGAAAGACACTTTAGAAAAGCATTTAAAAGAGCTAAAAGGGATATAACTGATGGTGTTGCACAAACTAATAATTTCTTACAAATAATGTATGATATTTTAGAGAAGGATTCTCTAGTTGAAGGTTCTGATAAACAAATTATTGATGTAATGAATAAGATTGATGATGCAATGGACAGATATTCCAAATTATTTGATAAAGACATAGGAAATATTTTATCCAATATCAAAAAAGGGCATGCTAATGTATTGGATTTAAGTCAGGTTGATGAATCTGTTGCAAGTGTTTTGGTAAGTCATATATTAAGAAATGCACTTCAAAGAAGCAAGGATGCTGCACATAGTGGTAATAAAAAAGATTTACTTGACAATTCAGTATTCTTCATTTTAGAAGAAGCACATATTCTTGCTCCAAATAAAAGGGATTCTGAATCTAAGAGATGGATTCAAAGAGTTGCAAGAGAGGGCCGTAAATTTGGTTTGGGTTTATGTTTGGTGAGCCAATCTCCAAAAACAGTTGATCATGATGCATTATCTCAAATGAATAATATGATTATCTTAAGACTTGTTGAACCTGAAGATCAAAGACATGTTCAATCAGCTAGTGAGAGTTTATCTCAGGATTTGATTAATCAACTTCCATCATTAAACGTTGGAGAAGCTATTGTTTTGGGTTTAATGAGTAAAGTGCCAACTCTTGTTAAAATTGATATGTTTAAAGGTCGCCGCCATGGTGATGACATGGATATTGTTTCTTATTTCAAGGACTCTTTAAAACGTGAAGAAGAAGAGATCAAACGTGCTGAAAAAGAAACATTGGATATGGGATATGATTATTAA
- a CDS encoding DNA double-strand break repair nuclease NurA, translated as MLNSLYEKAIAKRGFIHDIDSQNDVESQLEYKWFNRDIHESNSDFSIAAGDGSFNKKKFLTTNFCAVGAESIIYDGKIKKIDDSDIFDISHVSFLDELLSNYMAIYELKCALRTIKEYNVDYYMIDGSILGDLQNAFPRGAKLPSKLKNNMDDTLLNEFERRLNIRKYGLIFPEIRDSLNLVELPKNENSNKIEEYNLHLASIEKLILLKEILQFRKRIISISKTSSDNELFNWNIPDIAFLDKFTKKQGMSLIKYKTVHENAAFPYFNDFFKSITFTIFYIRLQDNRNVLKVELPYKASKEEVFELIKKINKLAVQGYPYLLNKAHNDVVITDNNIKQLLKIAKIYETTNREVMSW; from the coding sequence ATGTTAAATTCATTATATGAAAAAGCCATTGCTAAAAGAGGATTTATTCATGATATTGATTCACAAAATGATGTTGAATCTCAATTAGAATATAAATGGTTTAATAGAGATATTCATGAAAGTAATAGTGATTTTTCTATTGCTGCAGGGGATGGAAGTTTCAATAAGAAGAAATTTCTAACAACTAATTTTTGTGCAGTAGGTGCAGAATCGATAATTTACGATGGTAAAATTAAAAAAATTGATGATTCAGATATTTTTGATATTTCACATGTATCTTTTTTGGATGAATTGCTAAGTAATTACATGGCTATTTATGAACTTAAGTGTGCACTTAGAACAATCAAAGAGTATAATGTTGATTATTATATGATTGATGGGTCTATTTTGGGAGATTTGCAGAATGCATTTCCAAGAGGTGCTAAATTACCGTCCAAACTTAAAAATAATATGGATGATACTTTACTTAATGAATTTGAGAGAAGATTAAACATAAGAAAATATGGATTGATATTTCCAGAGATTAGGGATTCATTAAATCTTGTGGAATTACCTAAAAATGAAAATTCAAATAAAATTGAGGAGTATAATCTTCATCTTGCATCTATTGAAAAACTGATTCTTTTAAAGGAAATATTACAATTTAGAAAAAGAATTATTTCAATTTCAAAAACCTCTTCTGATAATGAGTTGTTTAATTGGAATATTCCAGATATTGCATTTCTGGATAAATTTACAAAAAAACAGGGAATGTCTTTGATAAAATACAAAACTGTTCATGAAAACGCAGCATTTCCATATTTCAATGATTTTTTCAAAAGCATAACTTTTACAATTTTCTACATTCGTCTGCAGGATAATCGAAATGTATTGAAAGTTGAATTGCCTTATAAAGCATCAAAAGAGGAAGTATTTGAATTAATTAAAAAAATTAACAAACTAGCAGTTCAAGGTTATCCGTACCTGCTTAATAAAGCACATAATGATGTTGTAATTACAGATAATAATATTAAACAATTATTGAAAATAGCTAAAATTTATGAAACAACCAATAGGGAAGTGATGTCATGGTAG
- a CDS encoding molybdenum cofactor biosynthesis protein MoaE, translated as MVVRVIESKEDKVTTADLIEELKKSSKVDYCGALFTFEGFVRGKEENMNLQKLILTTPDKDETKAEIEKIVENAKIKYNVAEISVVHYIGEFYTGDLLFLVAVLGYHRDESYQALKEVIESVKFDVEFKKEEISDEGTKVILAGG; from the coding sequence ATGGTTGTAAGAGTTATCGAATCTAAAGAAGACAAAGTCACCACAGCTGATTTAATTGAAGAATTGAAAAAAAGTTCAAAAGTCGATTACTGTGGAGCTCTTTTTACTTTTGAAGGATTTGTAAGAGGTAAAGAAGAAAACATGAACTTACAGAAGTTAATCTTAACTACTCCAGATAAAGATGAAACAAAAGCTGAAATTGAAAAAATCGTTGAAAACGCTAAAATCAAATACAATGTTGCTGAAATCTCAGTTGTTCACTACATTGGTGAATTCTACACTGGAGATTTATTATTCCTAGTTGCTGTTTTAGGTTATCACAGAGATGAAAGTTATCAAGCTTTAAAAGAAGTAATTGAATCCGTGAAATTTGATGTTGAATTTAAAAAAGAAGAAATTTCTGATGAAGGAACAAAAGTTATTCTCGCAGGAGGATAA
- a CDS encoding DUF367 family protein, with amino-acid sequence MRITVFHADECDRKKCTSIKMEKMGKCKLVYDINKIPGGAVVLNPYAEKAVSYEDYRFVQRRGVVGLDCSWNEVSKSKKFFALSKYHRSLPFLIATNPVNYGKPCILSTVEAIAATLYITRFKDEAREMMDGFKWGHTFLELNHDLLEAYSEVDTSAEVVRVQNDFLEDSQKESEDGD; translated from the coding sequence ATGAGAATTACAGTTTTTCACGCAGATGAATGTGATAGGAAGAAATGCACATCAATAAAAATGGAAAAAATGGGAAAATGCAAATTAGTTTATGATATAAACAAGATTCCTGGTGGTGCAGTAGTTTTAAATCCTTATGCGGAGAAAGCTGTATCATATGAAGACTACAGATTTGTTCAAAGAAGGGGTGTTGTAGGTTTGGACTGTTCTTGGAATGAGGTGTCCAAATCTAAAAAATTCTTTGCATTATCTAAGTATCATAGGTCACTTCCATTTTTGATAGCTACAAATCCTGTAAATTATGGAAAACCATGTATTCTATCAACTGTTGAAGCTATTGCTGCAACATTGTACATCACTCGCTTTAAAGACGAAGCACGTGAAATGATGGATGGTTTCAAATGGGGACATACTTTTTTGGAACTTAATCATGATTTGCTTGAAGCATATAGTGAAGTTGATACCAGTGCTGAAGTTGTCCGGGTTCAAAATGATTTCCTTGAAGATTCTCAAAAAGAGTCAGAGGACGGAGATTAA
- a CDS encoding TOBE domain-containing protein translates to MQLSARNQLNGKVTGVDLGAVMANIKIEVSEPNTIAAVITKESAEKLGLAEGDDVTAIIKSTEVIIGK, encoded by the coding sequence ATGCAATTAAGCGCAAGAAATCAATTAAATGGAAAAGTAACTGGAGTAGACTTAGGTGCTGTAATGGCTAACATTAAAATCGAAGTAAGTGAACCTAACACTATTGCTGCTGTAATCACTAAAGAATCTGCAGAAAAATTAGGTTTAGCTGAAGGCGATGATGTTACTGCTATCATCAAATCTACTGAAGTTATTATCGGAAAATAA
- a CDS encoding nuclease gives MFEDERNNKIYNLIITSGFDKNKEYGQFTEKLYSKTDFLWKESMSGSYSTAGEEFYKKVDRIIFLSGLYNDNKELFEELLTASEKYEIPIVLVRPLGAEEVPLNLEEKAATIVGWNANCIIDAIKDAPETF, from the coding sequence ATGTTTGAAGATGAAAGAAACAATAAAATTTATAATTTAATAATTACTAGCGGATTTGACAAAAATAAAGAATACGGACAATTTACTGAAAAATTATATTCAAAAACAGATTTCTTATGGAAAGAATCAATGTCTGGATCATACTCTACTGCAGGTGAAGAATTTTATAAAAAAGTTGATAGGATTATTTTTTTATCAGGTCTTTATAATGACAATAAAGAACTCTTTGAAGAGTTATTAACCGCAAGTGAAAAATACGAAATACCAATTGTTTTAGTTAGACCATTAGGTGCAGAAGAAGTTCCACTTAACTTAGAAGAAAAAGCAGCAACCATTGTTGGATGGAATGCAAACTGCATCATAGATGCAATTAAAGATGCACCTGAAACATTTTAA